The following are encoded in a window of Cumulibacter manganitolerans genomic DNA:
- the rpsD gene encoding 30S ribosomal protein S4: protein MARYTGPATRISRRLGVDLVGGDQSFERRPYPPGQHGRNRIKESEYRTQMQEKQKAKYSYGILEKQFRRYYEEAVRRQGKTGDNLLQILESRLDNVIYRAGIARTRRQARQLVSHAHFTVNGQKVNIPSFRVSQYDIIEVKSKSLSSTPFEIAKATMGERPVPAWLHVNPNTLQVLVHQLPERAQIEIPVAEQLIVELYSK, encoded by the coding sequence ATGGCACGTTACACAGGTCCCGCGACCCGTATCTCCCGTCGTCTGGGCGTCGACCTCGTCGGCGGCGATCAGAGCTTCGAGCGTCGTCCGTACCCCCCGGGGCAGCACGGGCGCAACCGCATCAAGGAGAGCGAGTACCGCACTCAGATGCAGGAGAAGCAGAAGGCCAAGTACTCGTACGGCATTCTCGAGAAGCAGTTCCGTCGGTACTACGAGGAGGCGGTGCGTCGCCAGGGCAAGACCGGTGACAACCTCCTGCAGATCCTCGAGTCGCGGCTGGACAACGTCATCTACCGCGCCGGTATCGCGCGCACCCGCCGCCAGGCCCGCCAGCTGGTGTCGCACGCGCACTTCACCGTCAACGGGCAGAAGGTGAACATCCCCAGCTTCCGCGTCTCGCAGTACGACATCATCGAGGTCAAGAGCAAGTCGCTGTCGAGCACCCCGTTCGAGATCGCCAAGGCGACCATGGGCGAGCGCCCGGTCCCGGCGTGGCTGCACGTCAACCCGAACACGCTGCAGGTCCTCGTGCACCAGCTCCCCGAGCGCGCTCAGATCGAGATCCCTGTCGCCGAGCAGCTTATCGTCGAGCTCTACTCGAAGTAG
- the rpsK gene encoding 30S ribosomal protein S11, translated as MPPKTRAGAKKVRRKEKKNIAVGQAHIKSTFNNTIVSITDPTGAVISWASAGHVGFKGSRKSTPFAAQMAAENAARKAQEHGMKKVDVFVKGPGSGRETAIRSLTAAGLEVGTISDVTPQAHNGCRPKKRRRV; from the coding sequence ATGCCTCCCAAGACTCGCGCGGGCGCCAAGAAGGTCCGCCGCAAGGAAAAGAAGAACATCGCCGTGGGCCAGGCCCACATCAAGAGCACCTTCAACAACACGATCGTCTCCATCACCGACCCGACCGGCGCGGTGATCTCGTGGGCCTCGGCCGGTCACGTCGGCTTCAAGGGCTCGCGCAAGTCCACGCCGTTCGCGGCGCAGATGGCCGCCGAGAACGCCGCCCGCAAGGCGCAGGAGCACGGCATGAAGAAGGTCGACGTGTTCGTGAAGGGCCCCGGCTCCGGCCGCGAGACCGCGATTCGTTCACTCACCGCCGCCGGCCTCGAGGTCGGCACCATCTCCGATGTCACCCCGCAGGCGCACAACGGCTGCCGTCCGAAGAAGCGTCGTCGCGTCTAG
- the rpsM gene encoding 30S ribosomal protein S13: MARISGVDLPREKRTVIALTYIYGVGRTSSEQAIAATGIDGSTRVKDLTEEDLVKLREYIDANLQVEGDLRREVQADIRRKMEIGCYQGIRHRRGLPVHGQRTRTNARTRKGPKKTISGKKKK; encoded by the coding sequence ATGGCACGCATCTCCGGCGTCGACCTCCCGCGCGAGAAGCGCACGGTCATCGCCCTCACCTACATCTACGGCGTCGGCCGTACGTCGTCCGAGCAGGCCATCGCGGCCACCGGCATCGACGGCAGCACCCGCGTGAAGGACCTCACCGAAGAGGACCTTGTCAAGCTGCGCGAGTACATCGACGCGAACCTCCAGGTCGAAGGTGACCTCCGTCGTGAGGTCCAGGCTGACATTCGTCGCAAGATGGAGATCGGCTGCTACCAGGGCATCCGCCATCGTCGCGGTCTTCCCGTCCACGGACAGCGCACCCGCACGAACGCGCGCACCCGCAAGGGCCCGAAGAAGACGATCTCCGGCAAGAAGAAGAAGTAG
- the rpmJ gene encoding 50S ribosomal protein L36 — translation MKVNPSVKKICDKCKVIRRHGRVMVICENLRHKQRQG, via the coding sequence GTGAAGGTCAACCCCAGCGTCAAGAAGATCTGCGACAAGTGCAAGGTCATTCGTCGCCACGGCCGCGTCATGGTGATCTGCGAGAACCTGCGCCACAAGCAGCGTCAGGGCTAG
- the infA gene encoding translation initiation factor IF-1, whose amino-acid sequence MAKKDGAIEVEGKVVEPLPNAMFRVQLENGHLVLAHISGKMRQHYIRILPEDRVVVELSPYDLTRGRIVYRYK is encoded by the coding sequence AAGACGGCGCAATCGAGGTTGAAGGCAAGGTAGTCGAGCCCCTTCCGAACGCGATGTTCCGCGTTCAGTTGGAGAACGGGCACCTGGTCCTGGCACACATCTCGGGCAAGATGCGCCAGCACTACATCCGCATCCTCCCCGAGGACCGCGTGGTCGTGGAGCTCTCGCCGTACGACCTGACCCGTGGGCGCATCGTCTACCGCTACAAGTAG